Proteins encoded within one genomic window of Cellulomonas xiejunii:
- a CDS encoding DUF2809 domain-containing protein, with protein sequence MTTPLPTAPPRAPRAARRRAPLAVAAVVVVLLGLTVSRGDDLLADLAGGALYAALVQLLVLLVVPTVRTGPAAATALGVCVAVELAQLTPVPVAVVAAWPPAAYVLGSTFVATDLLAYAAGVVVVTAGDALLRHRGTATR encoded by the coding sequence GTGACCACGCCGCTGCCGACCGCGCCGCCGCGCGCCCCCCGCGCCGCGCGCCGTCGGGCTCCGCTCGCCGTCGCAGCCGTCGTGGTGGTCCTCCTGGGGCTCACCGTGTCCCGGGGCGACGACCTGCTCGCGGACCTCGCCGGGGGTGCCCTGTACGCGGCGCTCGTGCAGCTGCTGGTGCTGCTCGTGGTCCCGACGGTGCGGACGGGACCTGCCGCGGCGACGGCCCTCGGCGTGTGCGTCGCCGTGGAGCTCGCCCAGCTCACGCCGGTCCCGGTGGCCGTCGTGGCGGCGTGGCCGCCGGCCGCGTACGTCCTGGGCTCGACGTTCGTCGCGACGGACCTCCTGGCCTACGCCGCCGGGGTCGTCGTCGTGACCGCCGGCGACGCGCTCCTGCGCCACCGTGGCACGGCCACCCGCTGA
- a CDS encoding MMPL family transporter gives MASVFARLGRSVAHHPRLTVVVWLVLTALGYALAVQGLHGENLFDRVATGAPGVPGAESTRGQQILADERTTGPSVNLVLSGLDPADPELGPALEPVRADLAGVDGVVSVIDPLVLPGGVENPAAAPLLARDGQGFLVVVELEPDLSSDAQAAALDAVEQRLRDVPDDLRTVAPDVEGVVGAEHLIVDEITEQAEEDLRTGEVVALPIALLIMVVVFGGFLAAAMPMAGALASIAGGLGALLGLTYVMDVDASVVNVVTVLGLGLSIDYGLLIVSRFREELHRSVGTDDGAGSRRRRGDGAVLAAVERTMATAGRTVVFSAVTVAVSIAGLLVFRPDILRAVGAGGVAVVLIAVATAVTLVPALLTMTGRRLTKPGLLARVPGLRRASDVRHDEGAFSSLAGRVQRHPWWVMLGSVALLGVLAAPALGMELRISGLELLPTASTQREYVSDLEENYPAAASPAVTVVAEASLAEATAWAQEVAELPDVASVDPPAPLGSYVVIGVRAATDDPGGAVAADVVREVRAVDAPFDRWVVGQAASQIDFTDALVARAPLALGIVGVATLVLLFLMTGSVVIPIKALLTNALSIVASLGVLVWAFQDGHLEGLLGFTSTGGIETYVLALVIAFAFGLAMDYEVFLLSRVKELHDEGLPTDEAVRLGLQRSGRIITSAAAIIIVVFSGFVAGDLVVIKQVGFALAFAVLIDATVVRLLLVPATMTILDRANWWAPRPLRRLYQRFAIIH, from the coding sequence ATGGCCAGCGTGTTCGCACGCCTGGGTCGCTCCGTCGCCCACCACCCGCGTCTGACGGTCGTCGTCTGGCTGGTGCTCACGGCTCTGGGCTACGCCCTGGCCGTGCAGGGCCTGCACGGTGAGAACCTGTTCGACCGCGTCGCGACCGGTGCGCCGGGGGTGCCGGGCGCCGAGTCGACCCGCGGGCAGCAGATCCTCGCCGACGAGCGGACGACCGGCCCGAGCGTGAACCTCGTCCTGTCGGGCCTCGACCCGGCCGACCCGGAGCTGGGGCCCGCGCTCGAGCCCGTGCGCGCGGACCTCGCGGGCGTCGACGGGGTCGTGTCGGTCATCGACCCCCTCGTGCTGCCCGGCGGTGTCGAGAACCCGGCGGCGGCCCCGTTGCTCGCCCGTGACGGCCAGGGGTTCCTCGTGGTCGTGGAGCTGGAGCCCGACCTCTCCTCCGACGCGCAGGCCGCGGCGCTCGACGCCGTCGAGCAGCGGCTGCGCGACGTGCCCGACGACCTGCGCACGGTGGCGCCCGACGTCGAGGGGGTCGTCGGTGCCGAGCACCTGATCGTCGACGAGATCACGGAGCAGGCCGAGGAGGACCTGCGCACGGGTGAGGTCGTCGCGCTGCCGATCGCGCTGCTCATCATGGTGGTCGTCTTCGGCGGGTTTCTCGCCGCGGCGATGCCGATGGCCGGCGCACTCGCGTCGATCGCGGGCGGTCTGGGTGCGCTGCTGGGGCTCACGTACGTCATGGACGTCGACGCGTCCGTCGTGAACGTCGTGACGGTGCTCGGGCTCGGGCTGTCCATCGACTACGGCCTGCTGATCGTCTCGCGCTTCCGGGAGGAGCTGCACCGGTCGGTCGGCACCGACGACGGCGCGGGCAGCCGCCGGCGGCGCGGTGACGGTGCGGTGCTGGCCGCGGTCGAGCGGACGATGGCGACCGCGGGCCGCACCGTGGTGTTCTCCGCCGTGACGGTCGCGGTGTCCATCGCGGGCCTGCTGGTGTTCCGTCCGGACATCCTGCGGGCCGTCGGGGCGGGCGGCGTGGCCGTGGTGCTCATCGCGGTCGCGACGGCCGTGACGCTGGTCCCCGCGCTGCTGACGATGACGGGCCGCCGGCTCACGAAGCCCGGGCTGCTGGCGCGCGTCCCCGGTCTGCGACGCGCGTCGGACGTGCGTCACGACGAGGGCGCGTTCTCCTCGCTCGCCGGGCGCGTGCAGCGCCACCCCTGGTGGGTGATGCTCGGGTCGGTCGCCCTGCTGGGGGTGCTGGCGGCGCCCGCCCTGGGCATGGAGCTGCGGATCAGCGGGCTCGAGCTGCTCCCGACGGCCTCGACGCAGCGCGAGTACGTGTCGGACCTGGAGGAGAACTACCCCGCGGCGGCGTCACCGGCCGTCACGGTCGTCGCGGAGGCGTCGCTCGCGGAGGCCACCGCGTGGGCGCAGGAGGTGGCCGAGCTTCCCGACGTCGCGTCCGTCGACCCACCGGCTCCGCTGGGCTCGTACGTCGTCATCGGCGTCCGGGCTGCCACGGACGACCCGGGCGGTGCGGTGGCCGCGGACGTCGTGCGGGAGGTCCGGGCCGTCGACGCGCCGTTCGACCGGTGGGTCGTGGGTCAGGCCGCGTCGCAGATCGACTTCACCGACGCGCTGGTGGCGCGCGCGCCGCTCGCGCTCGGCATCGTGGGGGTCGCCACGCTCGTTCTGCTGTTCCTCATGACGGGTTCGGTCGTGATCCCGATCAAGGCGCTGCTCACGAACGCGCTGTCGATCGTCGCGTCCCTGGGGGTGCTGGTGTGGGCCTTCCAGGACGGCCATCTGGAGGGCCTGCTCGGGTTCACGTCGACCGGCGGGATCGAGACGTACGTGCTCGCGCTGGTCATCGCGTTCGCGTTCGGGTTGGCGATGGACTACGAGGTGTTCCTGCTCTCGCGGGTCAAGGAGCTGCACGACGAGGGCCTGCCGACGGACGAGGCGGTCCGGCTCGGGCTCCAGCGTTCGGGGCGCATCATCACGTCGGCGGCGGCGATCATCATCGTCGTGTTCTCCGGCTTCGTCGCCGGTGACCTGGTCGTCATCAAGCAGGTCGGGTTCGCCCTGGCGTTCGCGGTGCTCATCGACGCGACGGTCGTGCGCCTGCTCCTCGTGCCGGCGACCATGACGATCCTGGACCGTGCGAACTGGTGGGCGCCCCGGCCGCTGCGCCGCCTCTACCAGCGGTTCGCGATCATCCACTGA